Proteins encoded by one window of Nocardia goodfellowii:
- a CDS encoding universal stress protein — translation MSTRPDDPHRLASAPIVVGTDGSEGAERAVRWAAEIAARRGRRLLIAHGLDIAASQALIAASGIVAPVGQITGARAERVLDSARRLALLAAPGIEIETETSDLSPGKLLVELSESANLVVLGGTGRAGTLAHLGSTVLAVTSRGHGDIVVIRAAPGQEPRTSGPVVVGVDGGPVSSAAVATAFAAAAERGTDLVAVHCWSEWHYGEILDEARAAALQKTLEAEEDAVLAERLAGWSEKYPDVQLTRDVSVSGPTDRLLHWSTSAQLVVVGSRGRGGFRGLLLGSTSSFLVQRAECPVLVAHP, via the coding sequence ATGAGCACCCGCCCCGACGATCCCCACCGTCTAGCCTCCGCGCCGATCGTCGTCGGCACCGATGGTTCCGAGGGCGCCGAGCGGGCGGTGCGGTGGGCGGCAGAGATCGCCGCACGCCGCGGGCGGCGGCTGCTCATCGCGCACGGCCTCGATATCGCGGCAAGTCAAGCCTTGATCGCCGCGTCCGGCATCGTCGCACCCGTCGGCCAGATCACCGGAGCCAGGGCCGAGCGAGTGCTCGACAGCGCCCGCCGACTGGCGTTACTGGCTGCTCCCGGTATCGAAATAGAAACCGAGACCTCTGACCTCAGTCCGGGAAAACTCCTGGTCGAGTTGTCCGAGTCGGCGAACCTCGTCGTCCTCGGCGGCACCGGACGGGCGGGCACCCTGGCACATCTCGGCTCCACAGTGCTCGCGGTCACCAGCCGGGGCCACGGCGACATCGTTGTGATCCGCGCCGCGCCCGGCCAGGAGCCCCGCACCAGCGGGCCGGTCGTGGTCGGCGTGGACGGCGGGCCGGTCAGCTCGGCCGCCGTCGCGACCGCCTTCGCCGCTGCGGCCGAACGCGGCACCGATCTGGTCGCGGTCCATTGCTGGAGCGAATGGCACTACGGCGAAATCCTTGATGAAGCCCGGGCGGCCGCTCTTCAAAAGACCCTGGAAGCGGAGGAGGACGCCGTACTCGCGGAGCGGCTCGCGGGTTGGAGCGAGAAATACCCCGACGTACAGCTGACCCGCGACGTCTCGGTCTCGGGACCGACGGACCGCTTGCTGCACTGGTCGACATCGGCGCAACTTGTCGTGGTCGGCAGCCGTGGCCGCGGCGGGTTCCGCGGTCTGCTGCTCGGCTCGACCAGCAGCTTCCTGGTCCAGCGTGCGGAGTGCCCGGTTCTCGTCGCACACCCGTGA
- a CDS encoding DUF397 domain-containing protein has product MMQKKDLAGIAMFKAAASGPNGDCVAFGMLSDGSVAVFNTRDEDAAPVLVFTPAEWEAFLEGARTNRFIPV; this is encoded by the coding sequence ATGATGCAGAAGAAAGATCTGGCCGGGATCGCGATGTTCAAGGCCGCGGCCAGTGGACCGAATGGTGACTGCGTGGCGTTCGGGATGCTGTCCGACGGGTCGGTCGCGGTATTCAACACCCGAGACGAAGACGCCGCCCCGGTGCTGGTGTTCACGCCCGCGGAATGGGAGGCCTTCTTGGAGGGTGCCCGCACCAACCGTTTCATTCCGGTGTAA
- a CDS encoding FecCD family ABC transporter permease: MTISAAEIDTATATPVTAEVARPSKWRAAAVMLALGVILVGIAIFALAVGRYYVPPNEVARLLLGQVFPIRETWLPQERSVVLDIRLPRVLLSMILGAGLALTGAVMQAVFRNPLASAQMLGVSSGASFGGVLMLMGGIGGAYLVGGAFAGGVLALALVLLISRATPGSPLLMIILGGTVIGAMFQAMVSFITYIADPYRELPAIVFWLLGSLATAGYGKVLLALVPIAIGASVVIALRWRLNILAMGDEDAQALGLRPARMRLLLLACVALITAGSVAVAGVIGWVGLMVPHLVRMMVGTDNRIVVPMSALLGASYLTLIDTLSRTLSTAEIPIGILTAMVGAPFFVLLLIRNRRQLWG, translated from the coding sequence ATGACCATTTCCGCGGCTGAAATCGATACTGCGACAGCGACTCCCGTCACAGCTGAGGTCGCGCGGCCGTCGAAGTGGCGGGCCGCCGCGGTGATGCTCGCGCTGGGTGTGATCCTCGTCGGCATCGCGATCTTCGCCCTGGCGGTCGGCAGGTATTACGTTCCGCCCAACGAGGTCGCACGACTGCTATTGGGCCAGGTGTTCCCGATTCGGGAGACCTGGCTTCCCCAGGAACGCAGCGTGGTGCTCGACATCCGGCTACCGCGCGTGCTGCTTTCGATGATCCTCGGCGCCGGACTGGCCTTGACGGGTGCGGTCATGCAGGCGGTATTCCGGAACCCCTTGGCCAGCGCACAGATGCTCGGGGTGTCCTCCGGCGCCTCCTTCGGCGGAGTGCTGATGCTGATGGGCGGCATCGGCGGTGCCTACCTCGTCGGCGGTGCGTTCGCCGGTGGTGTGCTGGCCCTTGCTCTCGTGTTGCTGATATCCCGCGCCACCCCGGGATCCCCGCTGCTGATGATCATTCTCGGCGGCACCGTCATCGGCGCGATGTTCCAGGCCATGGTGTCGTTCATTACCTACATCGCCGACCCGTACCGGGAACTCCCGGCGATCGTGTTCTGGCTCTTGGGTTCGCTGGCCACGGCCGGCTACGGCAAAGTGCTGCTGGCTCTGGTACCGATCGCGATCGGCGCCTCGGTGGTGATCGCACTGCGCTGGCGGTTGAACATCCTGGCGATGGGTGATGAGGACGCGCAGGCACTGGGGCTGCGGCCCGCGCGTATGCGGCTGCTGTTGCTCGCGTGCGTCGCGCTGATCACCGCGGGGTCGGTGGCGGTCGCCGGCGTGATCGGCTGGGTCGGGCTGATGGTGCCGCATCTGGTCCGGATGATGGTCGGCACCGATAACCGGATCGTGGTGCCGATGAGCGCACTGCTGGGCGCGTCCTATCTGACCTTGATCGACACGCTGTCGCGGACACTGAGCACCGCGGAGATCCCGATCGGGATTCTCACCGCGATGGTCGGTGCGCCGTTCTTCGTCCTGCTGTTGATTCGTAATCGACGACAGCTGTGGGGTTGA
- a CDS encoding baeRF11 domain-containing protein, whose product MLHTDIPTSREIAGLADATGDCCVSIYTPTEPSSAAREENRIAFQNQVREAVELVDDKAKRIALEEQFDDLMDDADFWRFLANTLVVFATPTWMRIFRIPNRLAAAVTVDNRFLLKPLLRATTFAQTAFVLALSEGSARLVEITPDSPVQDVRVPEMPSSAADYARRASLTDRSPKGRIQGGEGKKVLIRQYARAVDRALRDTLAGEDIPLILAAPEPVGAMFRAVNRYPGLLDETITGNPEHLRDVDLDSRAREILDRHYAAELADLRQVFEESRGDGRATADVADIARAATFGNVDTVMLNIEDIEPGTISPDTGAVDFAPDSEINTPGVLDEVARRVLASSGRVLALRSEEIPDGASAAAILRYPMPG is encoded by the coding sequence GTGCTGCACACCGATATACCGACGTCCAGAGAAATCGCCGGGCTCGCGGATGCCACCGGTGATTGTTGTGTTTCGATCTATACGCCCACCGAACCATCCTCCGCAGCACGCGAGGAAAACCGCATCGCATTCCAGAACCAGGTTCGCGAAGCGGTCGAATTGGTCGATGACAAAGCGAAGCGGATCGCTCTCGAGGAGCAGTTCGACGACCTGATGGACGATGCGGATTTCTGGCGATTTCTGGCCAACACGCTGGTTGTCTTCGCGACCCCGACTTGGATGCGAATCTTCCGGATCCCGAACCGCCTCGCCGCCGCGGTCACCGTGGACAACCGGTTCTTGCTCAAGCCGCTGCTGCGTGCGACCACTTTCGCCCAGACAGCATTCGTGCTGGCACTGTCGGAAGGCTCCGCCCGTCTCGTCGAGATCACACCCGACAGCCCGGTTCAGGATGTCCGCGTTCCCGAAATGCCCTCGAGTGCCGCCGATTACGCGCGCCGGGCGTCGCTCACCGACCGCTCACCGAAGGGCCGGATCCAGGGCGGGGAGGGCAAGAAGGTGCTCATCCGCCAGTACGCCCGCGCGGTGGACCGAGCGCTGCGCGACACCCTGGCCGGGGAGGACATTCCCTTGATCTTGGCTGCTCCGGAGCCGGTCGGGGCAATGTTCCGGGCGGTCAACCGGTATCCGGGCCTGCTCGACGAAACGATTACCGGAAATCCGGAACATCTGCGCGACGTCGACCTCGACAGCCGGGCACGGGAGATCCTCGATCGGCACTATGCCGCGGAACTCGCTGATCTCCGCCAGGTATTCGAGGAATCTCGCGGTGACGGTCGCGCCACCGCGGACGTCGCTGATATCGCGCGGGCCGCGACCTTCGGCAATGTCGATACGGTCATGCTGAACATCGAAGACATCGAGCCCGGCACGATTTCGCCGGATACCGGAGCGGTCGACTTCGCCCCGGATTCCGAAATCAATACACCGGGTGTCCTCGACGAGGTCGCGCGCCGGGTGCTGGCTTCCAGTGGAAGGGTATTGGCGCTGCGCAGCGAGGAGATTCCCGATGGAGCGTCCGCTGCCGCGATCCTGCGTTATCCGATGCCCGGCTGA
- a CDS encoding TetR/AcrR family transcriptional regulator produces the protein MPEQQRADARRNYARVLAVAEQEVAAHGAGASLEQIARIAGVGSATVRRHFPTRHALLEAVSRKRIEALCARAHDLTGTGDSRSALLEWLTEVVDYCVSARGLAAALAYDAGSDPVHDNACSAALEDAGKPLLRRAIQDGAVAKNVAVVDLITVIVGIALVTEHHPEPAARAEQLFGLVVAGLSPVRTNCGPD, from the coding sequence ATGCCCGAACAGCAGCGTGCGGACGCTCGCCGCAACTACGCGCGGGTCCTCGCCGTGGCCGAGCAGGAGGTCGCTGCCCACGGTGCCGGTGCCTCCTTGGAACAGATCGCCCGCATCGCGGGGGTCGGCTCGGCGACCGTGCGCCGGCACTTTCCCACCCGCCACGCACTGCTGGAGGCGGTCTCCCGGAAACGGATCGAGGCCCTGTGCGCCCGCGCCCACGACTTGACCGGTACAGGCGACAGCCGGAGCGCACTGCTGGAATGGCTGACCGAAGTCGTTGACTACTGCGTTAGCGCTCGGGGCCTGGCGGCTGCGCTGGCCTACGACGCCGGGTCCGATCCGGTGCACGACAACGCCTGTTCGGCAGCGCTGGAAGATGCGGGAAAACCTCTGCTGCGCCGCGCAATTCAGGACGGCGCGGTGGCGAAAAATGTCGCTGTCGTTGACCTGATCACGGTGATCGTCGGCATCGCTCTGGTCACCGAGCACCACCCCGAACCCGCCGCCCGAGCAGAGCAGTTGTTCGGACTGGTCGTGGCAGGACTGAGCCCGGTCCGAACCAACTGCGGACCGGACTGA
- a CDS encoding ABC transporter ATP-binding protein, translating to MDARPGEVLAVLGPNARGKTTMLKCLSGLVPPTEGAVDLTGHVGFVPQSHAVVFSFSVLDTVLMGRAHRIKFYGAPTRADRDAAAAALARVGITHLADRDYARLSGGERQMVLIARALVSDCDTVVLDEPVSALDLRNQARVLTLLRTLADEGMAVVMTTHHPDHALHIAERVVLLVDADDQRVGPTRELLTDKVLSELYELTITTADVQTPGALRRLIVPDFGPGVS from the coding sequence GTGGATGCGCGGCCCGGGGAAGTGCTCGCGGTTCTCGGCCCGAACGCTCGGGGCAAGACCACCATGCTCAAATGCCTGTCCGGCCTGGTGCCACCTACGGAAGGTGCGGTCGACCTCACGGGACATGTCGGTTTCGTTCCCCAGAGCCATGCGGTTGTCTTCTCGTTCTCGGTGCTCGACACCGTGCTGATGGGCCGTGCTCACCGCATCAAGTTCTACGGTGCGCCGACCCGCGCCGATCGCGACGCCGCGGCGGCGGCACTGGCTCGCGTGGGGATCACACACCTTGCCGACCGCGACTACGCCCGCCTCAGCGGTGGCGAACGGCAAATGGTCCTCATCGCCCGGGCGCTCGTATCCGACTGCGACACAGTCGTTCTCGATGAACCGGTGTCGGCGCTGGATCTGCGCAATCAAGCTCGGGTACTGACATTGCTGCGAACGCTCGCCGACGAGGGCATGGCGGTGGTCATGACGACCCACCATCCCGACCACGCATTGCATATCGCCGAGCGGGTGGTGTTGCTGGTCGACGCCGACGACCAGCGCGTGGGCCCGACCCGAGAGCTGTTGACCGACAAGGTATTGAGCGAATTGTACGAACTCACCATCACAACCGCCGATGTTCAGACCCCGGGAGCGTTGCGCCGGTTGATCGTTCCCGACTTCGGCCCCGGTGTGTCGTGA
- a CDS encoding universal stress protein yields MPTNSIDRPVVVGVDASESAIRAVAWAAVDAARHKSPLHLVFAVPVETPLDDSPTRLYYDQYRHTAEQALADAARSAAAIAAPLGGVTTRTFLIDEPPIPTLCALAGTARFVVAGSRGVGAYRRIALGSVSTALSRHARGPVVIVPDHELPTAHGPVVVGVDGSSDSIRAVEVAFDQASRRGADLVAVHAWNPLDYNGSRTADQADQVLADAVAYYVEQYPGVRLTRMVVEDRPVKALLEAAESAQLIVVGSHGTGGFTGMTLGSVGQALLPVTPCPIAIIRSRH; encoded by the coding sequence ATGCCGACAAATAGTATCGATCGACCGGTGGTCGTCGGCGTCGATGCCTCGGAGTCCGCTATTCGGGCGGTGGCCTGGGCGGCGGTCGATGCGGCGCGGCATAAATCGCCTCTGCATCTGGTTTTCGCCGTACCGGTGGAAACACCGTTGGACGACAGCCCGACTCGGCTTTACTACGATCAGTACCGGCACACGGCCGAGCAAGCACTGGCAGATGCCGCGCGATCGGCCGCTGCTATCGCCGCACCATTGGGTGGGGTCACGACGCGGACATTCCTTATCGATGAACCGCCCATTCCGACATTGTGCGCACTGGCCGGGACGGCGCGCTTCGTGGTCGCCGGCTCCCGTGGGGTAGGCGCCTATCGGCGCATCGCGCTCGGTTCGGTCAGTACCGCCCTCTCCCGGCATGCGCGTGGCCCGGTCGTGATCGTCCCCGATCACGAACTTCCGACGGCGCACGGTCCGGTCGTGGTCGGGGTCGACGGCTCGTCCGACAGTATCCGAGCGGTCGAGGTCGCATTCGATCAAGCATCCCGGCGCGGTGCCGACCTCGTCGCGGTACACGCGTGGAATCCATTGGACTACAACGGATCTCGCACCGCCGACCAGGCAGATCAAGTGCTCGCCGACGCGGTCGCGTACTACGTCGAGCAATACCCGGGCGTGCGGCTTACCCGTATGGTCGTCGAGGACCGGCCGGTGAAAGCCTTGCTCGAGGCTGCCGAATCGGCCCAGTTGATCGTCGTCGGCAGCCATGGCACGGGCGGGTTCACCGGAATGACCCTCGGCTCGGTCGGTCAAGCCCTGCTTCCGGTGACGCCCTGCCCGATCGCGATCATCCGCTCCCGCCACTGA
- a CDS encoding Dps family protein — MTATLPKSAISGTLGKAETKVVGVVLQEALTNLIDLSLTSKQAHWNIVGPNFRSVHLQLDELVADAREFSDSVAERAAALGISPDGRPATVAADAADFPTGYLADSEVVELIVSRLDAGIRQLRKHIQATETADPVTQDLLIGIAAKLEEHHWMFQTQTARR, encoded by the coding sequence GTGACTGCAACGCTGCCCAAAAGCGCTATCTCGGGCACACTCGGCAAGGCCGAAACCAAGGTTGTCGGCGTCGTCCTGCAGGAGGCACTCACCAATCTGATCGATTTGAGCCTCACCTCCAAGCAGGCGCACTGGAATATCGTCGGCCCGAACTTCCGTTCAGTCCATCTGCAACTGGACGAACTCGTCGCCGACGCCCGGGAGTTTTCCGACTCGGTCGCCGAACGCGCTGCCGCGCTGGGCATCTCGCCGGATGGGCGGCCCGCCACTGTCGCCGCCGACGCCGCGGACTTTCCGACGGGGTATCTGGCCGACAGCGAGGTCGTCGAGCTGATCGTGTCCCGACTGGACGCCGGCATCCGCCAGCTGCGTAAGCACATCCAAGCCACCGAGACCGCCGACCCGGTCACCCAGGATTTGCTCATCGGCATCGCCGCCAAGCTCGAAGAGCACCACTGGATGTTCCAAACCCAAACAGCCCGGCGCTGA
- a CDS encoding universal stress protein codes for MSAHPAHQAIVVGVDGSEQAEAAVRWAAADAARSRAPLHLIAAIGLPIDYAFSWRVPIDDTPLRREAAEKLALAVRIATEAAAPDTITTEITDAPPIPVLLDHSENARMVVVGARGLGAIRRRLLGSVSSALARHAQCPVAIIPGVEEYCTGPVVVGVDGSPTSNAALAIAFDEAVRRHADLVAVTTWYDPGYYTPRAEIAALAQACSADSLAGYAQKYPDVTVRPVVAEADPADQLVTESRDAQLIVVGSRGRGGFARMTLGSVSEAVLHRAEVPILIVRPSTPG; via the coding sequence ATGTCCGCACATCCTGCCCACCAGGCGATCGTCGTCGGTGTCGACGGCTCCGAACAGGCTGAAGCCGCTGTCCGGTGGGCCGCGGCCGATGCCGCCCGAAGTCGAGCACCGCTGCACCTGATCGCCGCGATCGGACTGCCCATCGACTACGCGTTCAGCTGGCGGGTGCCGATCGACGACACACCCCTTCGTCGCGAGGCCGCCGAAAAGCTCGCGCTCGCGGTCCGCATCGCCACCGAGGCAGCGGCGCCCGACACCATTACCACTGAAATCACCGATGCCCCACCGATACCGGTGCTGCTCGATCATTCCGAAAACGCCCGCATGGTGGTCGTCGGTGCCCGTGGGCTCGGCGCAATCCGGCGCCGGTTGCTCGGTTCGGTCAGCTCGGCTCTGGCTCGGCACGCCCAGTGCCCGGTCGCGATCATCCCCGGTGTCGAGGAGTACTGCACCGGTCCGGTCGTCGTGGGCGTCGACGGCTCACCCACCAGCAACGCGGCCCTCGCGATAGCCTTCGATGAAGCCGTGCGACGGCACGCCGACCTGGTCGCGGTCACCACCTGGTACGACCCCGGCTACTACACGCCGCGGGCCGAAATCGCGGCCCTCGCCCAGGCCTGTTCGGCCGACAGCTTGGCCGGCTACGCGCAGAAATACCCCGACGTCACAGTGCGGCCGGTCGTCGCGGAGGCCGACCCCGCCGACCAACTCGTCACCGAAAGCCGAGATGCACAGCTGATCGTCGTGGGCAGCCGCGGACGCGGCGGCTTCGCGAGAATGACGCTCGGATCGGTCAGCGAAGCGGTCCTGCATCGTGCCGAGGTCCCGATCCTCATCGTCAGACCGAGCACCCCGGGCTAG
- a CDS encoding TetR/AcrR family transcriptional regulator produces MSGPSLYHYYAGLEALVGAVTADFFDELAAAMEQVRDARAEAPVGERILAVCRAMRTWAITHPAEFGWIFASPITPSNRQPDSERHAAGQRFERVLLDLTIELWRTRPFPVPDLTNLPASLREQLIAYSDREPVYEECLRDLTGILGLVPAPDRPAA; encoded by the coding sequence ATGAGTGGGCCGTCGCTCTATCACTACTACGCCGGTCTCGAGGCGCTGGTGGGTGCGGTGACCGCGGACTTCTTCGACGAGTTGGCCGCCGCGATGGAACAGGTTCGCGACGCCCGCGCCGAAGCGCCTGTCGGCGAGCGCATCCTGGCGGTCTGCCGAGCCATGCGCACCTGGGCGATCACCCACCCGGCGGAGTTCGGCTGGATCTTCGCCTCCCCGATCACGCCATCGAATCGGCAACCGGATTCCGAACGCCATGCGGCAGGGCAGAGATTCGAACGGGTCCTGCTGGATCTGACGATCGAGCTCTGGCGGACGCGCCCGTTTCCGGTCCCGGATCTGACGAATCTGCCCGCATCCTTACGCGAGCAGCTGATCGCGTACTCCGACCGCGAACCGGTCTACGAGGAATGTCTGCGCGACCTCACCGGCATCCTCGGCCTGGTGCCAGCGCCAGACCGACCGGCCGCATAG